In Quercus robur chromosome 11, dhQueRobu3.1, whole genome shotgun sequence, the following proteins share a genomic window:
- the LOC126707095 gene encoding ubiquitin-conjugating enzyme E2 10-like, which yields MASKRILKELKDLQRDPPTSCSAGPVAEDMFHWQATIIGPNDSPYAGGVFLVTIHFPPDYPFKPPKVAFRTKVFHPNINSNGNICLDILKEQWSPALTISKVLLSICSLLTDPNPDDPLVPEIAHMCKTDKFKYESTARSWTQKYAMG from the exons ATGGCATCAAAACGCATATTGAAGGAGCTCAAGGACTTGCAGAGAGATCCACCAACATCATGCAGTGCAG GTCCTGTGGCTGAGGATATGTTCCATTGGCAAGCTACCATCATTGGTCCAAATGATAGTCCTTATGCTGGTGGTGTTTTCCTTGTGACTATCCATTTCCCACCAGACTACCCTTTCAAACCCCCAAAG GTTGCCTTCAGGACCAAGGTATTCCATCCAAACATAAATAGTAATGGGAATATCTGCTTGGACATACTCAAGGAACAATGGAGCCCAGCACTCACCATATCCAAG GTTTTACTCTCTATATGCTCCTTGCTGACTGACCCAAATCCAGATGATCCTCTTGTTCCTGAAATTGCTCACATGTGCAAGACTGACAAGTTCAAATATGAGTCAACTGCTCGGAGCTGGACACAAAAGTATGCCATGGGCTAG